The genomic stretch GCGTTTTTGGAAAAGGAAGACTTACACGTACATCTTTCTGATGAGGAACTGGTGAAGCAGATTGTGGCGGACAACGACCCCATGTTGTTTGGGTTGTTGTACGACCGCTATGTTAAAATGGTCTACAACAAATGTTACGGATTCGCAAAATCTGCGGACGAAGCGGAGGATCTAACACAGGACGTGTTCCTCCAGCTTTTTATCAAACTTCGGACCTTTAAGGGTAAATCGAAGTTTTCTACTTGGCTGTATTCTTTTACCTATAATTTTTGTGTCAATTATGTCAATCGGAACAAGCAACTGAAAATACGGGACAAGTCCGTACAAGTTGAAAAAACCGAACATAAGCTTACCGAAGAGGTGCCCGATGAGAGCTTGTTCGAGATGAAAGCCGACAAGCTCAAAAAATGTTTGGAGATCATCTCGGCAGAAGACAGGTCCATTTTGTTGCTCAAATATCAAGATGGGGCCAGTATCAAAGATCTTGTGAACTTAATGGATATAGGGGAGAGCGCGGTCAAAATGCGGCTTAAAAGAGCCAAGGAAAGACTATTGGAAATCTATAATACCCTCGAATAGATGGCAAAGAAACACAAAAACCCATTTAAAGAGCTGGAAGCCTCCTTGCACGAGGCCCCGCCCGAAATGAAACAAAAAGTGATGAACGACATTGCCGCGGCAAAGTTGATCATGGACATGGCTTCTTTGTTCTCTATCAATTTGGGAGATGCTTTGCGTAAACTTTTCCGAACCCTTGGGGATAACTAATCAACAAACTGAACACAATAAATAAAACAACAACTATGGAGACTATTAATGAATGGAAAAACGTGACCCTTGACTCACTCTCGGGCATGGGTAGAGAAATGGCATTGGCATTTCCCAAAATATTTGGGGCCATCGTAATTTTATTATTAGGTTGGATTACCATAAAAATATTGCTATTTCTTTTGAGAAAAATCCTAAAATTGGCCAAGGTGGATATGCTCAACGATAAGATAAATGGCATGGATGTGACCGGTAAGGGTGATCTTGAAGTGGATGTTATAAAAATTATATTGGGCTTTGTCCGGTGGTTTTTGATATTGGTCTTTTTGATTGTGGCCGCCGATATCCTGGATTGGAAGATCATTTCTCAGGAAATAGGCAATCTGTTGCACTATTTACCTCGATTCTTTAGTGCATTGGCCCTATTGATGCTTGGTTTTTACATTGGCAATTTTGTGAAGAGAACCATTAAACGATTGTTCGATTCGTTCGAATTCGGTGGGTCCAACCTTGTGAGCAACCTGTTTTTTTATGTAATAGTCATTTTCATGTCCATTACCGCATTGAACCAGGCAGGGGTGGATACCACCATCATAACCAATAATATTACTTTGATTTTCGGCTCCTTTCTTTTGGCCTTTGCCTTGGGTGTTGGACTGGGCTCTCGCGAGATAGTGGCCGATATTCTTCGGGCATTTTATATCCGGAAAACCTATGTAGTGGGGGATAGGATCGTAATTGGCGGTGATGAGGGAACCATTAAATCCATAGAAAACAATAGTTTAACGTTGGAGACAAGGACCGGTAAGTATGTGATTCCTATCAAAGATGTAATGTCGCAAAAAGTGGAGATTAAATCGTAATCTTGGCATTGTGGTGAACAAGTGGGGAAACTTCCTTGGAATTTGATTATTTTTGAAGTCTTACAACACGTAAAAAATGAGTTCAAAAAAAGGAAAAGTTCAGGAATTGATCCAAGAAAAACTGTTAGAAGACCGTAAAGTCTTCCTTTGGGGCCAAGTAGATGATGATTCTGCAAAGCACGTAATCGACAGATTGCTGTATTTGGATATGTTGAACAACAAAGAGATTCAATTGATCATCAATAGCCCGGGAGGCTACGTAACCTCCGGTTTTGCCATTTACGATACCATTAAACAGATAAAAAGCCCTGTGAGCACGGTATGCTCCGGTCTGGCGGCCTCTATGGGTTCCATACTTTTATCCGTAGGGGAAAAAGGTAGGAGGTTTATCCAGCCTCACGCCCGTGTCATGATCCACCAACCAAGTGGCGGAGCAAGGGGACAGGCTTCAAACATTGAGATACAGGCAAGGGAAATTATCAAGACCAAGGAACTGGGAGCTAAAATTCTATCGGAAAATTGCGGACAGTCCTATGATAAGGTCATGAAAGATTTTGATCGTGATTACTGGATGAGTGCCGAAGAATCGGTGGAATACGGTATTGTTGATGAGATCCTCAAATAGAGCAACAAGAACATTTTAAAAAGTGAAAAGTCCTTCGCAACGTATTGTGAAGGACTTTTTATATATAGACGCCGAAGCGGGATATTTTAAGATATATACGGTGGCGAAGATTTCGCTGGATATTAAAGGATTGTTAAAATCAAAAATCATCGGGATTTTGTATGATTTTTTCTGCCCTTTCCTGCAACTCGGTCAGCTCCCCTTTGTTTTTCTTTTCCAGCAAGCTCAACATCATC from Flagellimonas oceani encodes the following:
- a CDS encoding RNA polymerase sigma factor → MTFLKKLFLILVSNPDKAFLEKEDLHVHLSDEELVKQIVADNDPMLFGLLYDRYVKMVYNKCYGFAKSADEAEDLTQDVFLQLFIKLRTFKGKSKFSTWLYSFTYNFCVNYVNRNKQLKIRDKSVQVEKTEHKLTEEVPDESLFEMKADKLKKCLEIISAEDRSILLLKYQDGASIKDLVNLMDIGESAVKMRLKRAKERLLEIYNTLE
- a CDS encoding mechanosensitive ion channel family protein, producing METINEWKNVTLDSLSGMGREMALAFPKIFGAIVILLLGWITIKILLFLLRKILKLAKVDMLNDKINGMDVTGKGDLEVDVIKIILGFVRWFLILVFLIVAADILDWKIISQEIGNLLHYLPRFFSALALLMLGFYIGNFVKRTIKRLFDSFEFGGSNLVSNLFFYVIVIFMSITALNQAGVDTTIITNNITLIFGSFLLAFALGVGLGSREIVADILRAFYIRKTYVVGDRIVIGGDEGTIKSIENNSLTLETRTGKYVIPIKDVMSQKVEIKS
- a CDS encoding ClpP family protease; protein product: MSSKKGKVQELIQEKLLEDRKVFLWGQVDDDSAKHVIDRLLYLDMLNNKEIQLIINSPGGYVTSGFAIYDTIKQIKSPVSTVCSGLAASMGSILLSVGEKGRRFIQPHARVMIHQPSGGARGQASNIEIQAREIIKTKELGAKILSENCGQSYDKVMKDFDRDYWMSAEESVEYGIVDEILK